AAACGACGAGGATTGCCGAAAAATGGATGATTTATCTAAAATCAACCCAAATGAAAACGTGTAAATAGTGCCATTTCATTGGCAGAAAAAAGAATCGGATCTAAAAAATAACTAAAAGGATAAAAATCAAACAAGAATTGTAAATTTACCACATGAGTCAATTTGCCATTTCTCGATACCAATTTGAAATGAAAAAATGATTTATTTTGAAGAGAACGAAAATGTGAATTTATTAAAATAGAAATTGAACTAATTTATGACACTTTTTAAAAAATTACAAGAAGCCACCAGCGAAGAAGATGTGAAAGATGCTTAGTATGAGTTGGGATTTTTAAAAGTATAGTAGAATGAGTAAAAAAAAGAATTCCCAACCAAACGAAATTATATTTTATACTTCTCCGAGAGGAGAAATTAAAATAGCAGTTTTTTTTCAGGACGAAACCTTTTGGCTTACGCAAAATGGTTTCACAAATGTTGCATTCGATAACCATTCAATTTAATGGTACAAGCTTTTGGTTTCAAAAAAATAATTTTTCGGGACCTTATTTATTCAATTTTTTTTTTCCAGAATAATTTTCCGAAAACGGTAAACAACACTAAAATAGCGGCGCAATACATCAATAAATGTGCAATGTAATCGCCGTGTTCCGAGTAAAACGTAATAACAGAATTAGTATTTACTACACCTTGTATCACCGCTGGTTGCCACCAATCAGTTGCTTGAGAAATATCACCTCGTTGATTCAGAAAACACGAAGTGCCTGTATTGGCGCAGCGTGCAATATCTCTGCGTGTTTCAATGGCGCGCAAACTGGCGTAGGTTTTGTGTTGCTGATAACCTTGCGTATTTCCCCACCAACCATCGTTTGTGATGATAAAGATCAAGTTCGCACCTTTGAGAATATAGCCTCCTACAAATTCTCCGTAAATAGATTCGTAACAAATAACGGGTGCCACAATCGCTTTTTTATCGCGTGCATAAAAAACAGAGCGTTCGTTTTGAACACCTAAACTTCCGGTTGTTCCGCCTAAATTAATGGCTAATTTTTCGAAAGGTTTCATCAATGCAGGAAAAGGCATTTTTTCCACACCGGGAACTAATTTTGATTTATGATATACTTGAATACTGGCAGAATTATCCAATTGCAGCGCGGTATTGTACGAATCGTAATATTGATCAGAATCCGTAAATTTACGAGCCGTTGCCGAAATGGTATCACCTTTATTATAAGCACGATTGGTAGTGGCTCCGATCACAATTTTTAAGTGCGGATAATTTCGTAAAAATATTTTTATGGCGGAAATACTAAACGAATTTTGAAATTCTCTTTCCCAAATATCCTCTGTTAGTGCGGTTTCCGGAAATACTAAATAATCTGTGTTGGTATCAATTTTTGTTTTTCCGAGCGTCAACATTTTTTGTACTTGCTCCTGAAAATTACCATTAAATTTTTCGGTATACGGATCCACGTTTGGCTGAACCATAGTAACATTTACTGGATTCTTTGTTTCTTGATACGTATTATAACGATGCAAAGAAATTACAATAGGAATTGCAATTAGCGCGAGAATAAAGACTATTCTTTTCCATTGTTGTTGCCAATTTTTTTTCTCAAAAAATATCTTTTTGATGATGATAAAAATAAAAATATTGACAATTAAAATCCACAAGCCGCCACCAAAAACTCCTGTAAATTCATACCATTGAATCCATTTATAATACGATGAAAATCCATTTCCGAGCGTTAGCCAAGGCCAACTCAAATCCCAATTCAAATGAATGTATTCGAAGGAAATCCAGTACGAAACAAGCGCAAAATAACCGGTAATTTCATTTGTTCTTTTCCGCGTAATGTGAAACAGCATAAACACCAACGACATCAACAACGTGTTGCAAACCATCGCCATAATTCCGCCAATTAGTGAGGCTTCCACCACCCACCAAGTTGCAATTACGTTCCAAATAATAAATGCTAAATAAGCGTATAAAAAAACGTGTATGTTTTTATAGCGATTTTGGTTTTGAAAAATTATTTTTTCGAGCGCCAACAATGGAACAAACCCTACAAACAACAATGGCGCGAAACCATACGTGGGCCAAGCTAAAGCGAGTAATAATCCGCTTAAAACGGAAAGAAATACTAATTTGTATTTGAGCGGAATCATTTCGCAAAGATACCATCTTTGCGTAGAGTTAAAAAGATTTGAAAAAACGGGGTTGAAAAAATATTTTTTTGAAGACGAAAAATACTATTCGAAAAAATATTTTTCCAGAGACTTTTTTTGATAAAAATTCTAATCCATTCGTTTCAATAAACGCAACGTATGCGAATATTTTTTTTCGGCAACATTAAAAATACCGTAATGATCGAGCGTATCCACGCGCACCTTTCCAGAAGCGTGAATGATTTTATTTTCAGGAAGTACAATGCCGACATGAATAATTTTTCCGTCTTCATTATCAAAAAAAGCCAAATCTCCGGACTCTGCTTCTTCTACAAAATTAAGTGTTTCGCCTTGAGTAGCTTGTTGATGTGCATCTCGCTGTAAATTCATTCCGCTTAAGCGATAAACGATTTGCGTAAATCCCGAACAATCAATCCCGAAAGGCGATCGTCCGCCCCACAAATAAGGCGTATTCAGAAAAAGATAGGCATTTTCAACTATTGAATTCTTAGAAAATTTGATGATTTTTTTGGCTTGACCTTCGTACGAAAATTTATTTTTCTCGATACTAAAATCTTTATTTTTCAAGGAAGGCAGAATACTTCCGATAACAATTGGAAAAAGCATTTCAGGATTTTGTGCGGAAACAATTTGAACCAAATCAAGCGCAAAATTCGCAGGCGTTTTATTCAACAACAAAAAACTTTTTTCGCTGATTTCGGTAATTTGTTTTTGTTCCACCCAACATTCGTAAGCATCGTGCGCGATTTTAATTCGGCACCAAGAATTTTTTTTTTCGAGAATACTAAAATGTTCGCCAAACAAAAGTTGCGTTACCATTTCGCTGCGATGTGCAGGTTCTTTGCGGCAAGGAACAATGCTTAAGGTACAAATTCCGAACATTCCTATGGTTTCAGGTTTATTGTTTTTAGTTTCAAGTTTTATACTTAATTCCTTTAATGTCCGACTTATTTAGATAAGTTATCAAAGCACTTAATTGTTTACTTATTTCTTCCGAAAAACTACGCAACTCTTCAAATTTTTCGTCAGATAAATATTTTCTATCAAATGCTCTGTAAAGTGGAGAACGTACTTCTCCGCACGAACCTTTCGCTATACTTAAAAATTGTCTAAACTCATTTTTACTATCACGCTCAAAACCTTCGGCAATATTATCCATTACAGAACCGCTGGATGCATTTATTTGATCCAGTAATTTTCTGTCTTTTTGAAAATTATCGGTATGAATTATTTGAAAAATATTCTGGCACAATATTCTTGCTTTTTTCCAAATTTCGAGTTCTTCATATCGTTTTATTGTTGCCATAAAAAATATATTTTTGAAACATGAAACAATAAACTTGAAACCTTAAACAACTTCAATCACCATGGCACTGGCGCCGCCGCCGCCATTACAAATTCCGGCAGCACCGTATTTTGCTTTGTTTTGTTTCAACACATTGATAAGCGTAACTAAAATTCGCGCACCAGAACAACCCAGCGGATGTCCTAAAGAAACCGCACCACCATTGACATTTACTTTAGAAGCATCTAATTTTAATTCTTTATTATTTGCCAGTGAAACGACAGAAAACGCTTCGTTGATTTCAAAATATTGAATGTCGGAAATGTTTAATTTTGCTTTCGCGATTGCTCTCGGCAAGGCTTTAGCTGGCGCAGTAGTGAACCATTCTGGAGCTTGTTCGGCATCCGCATATCCCCTAATAATTGCCAAAGGTTTGATGCCCAATTGTTCTGCTTTTTCTTTGCTCATCAATACCAAAGCTGCAGCGCCATCATTCAACGTAGAAGCATTGGCAGCAGTTACTGTTCCTTCTTTTTGGAAAACAGGTTTCAACTCCGGAATTTTATCAAATTTCACATTTTTATATTCTTCGTCCTCTTTAAAAACAATCGGATCGCCTTTCTTCTGAGGAATTTCAACTGGAACAACTTCTTCATTATATTTCCCAGCTGCCCAAGCAGCAGCAGAACGTTTGTAAGATTCTATCGCGAAAGCGTCTTGGTCTTCACGCGAAATATGGCATTCTTTTGCACATAATTCAGCGGCATTTCCCATGTGATAATTGTTGTACACATCCGTTAATCCATCTTTCACCAAACCATCAACAACAACTCCGTTTCCCAATCTATAACCATTTCGGGCATTGTCTAAATAATACGGCACCTGACTCATATTTTCCATTCCGCCAGCCACCACTATATCGTTATCGCCCAACAAAATACTTTGCGTAGCCAACATCACCGATTTCATTCCAGATGCGCATACTTTATTAATGGTGGTGCAATGAACCGTATTTGGCAAGCCTGCAAAAATAGCTGCTTGTCGCGCAGGAGCCTGACCAATACTGGCTTGTAATACATTTCCCATATACACTTCGGTAACTTCTTTGGGATCTAATTTTATTTTTTCGAGTGCTTTTTTAATAACGATAGCGCCCAATTTAGTGGCAGGAATACTTGCTAAACTTCCACCGAAACTACCAATTGGCGTGCGTACAGCAGATACGATATATACTTCTTTTGTCATGTTTTTTGTGTTTGAAAAATTATTTTTTTGAAGCGTCAAATCTACGTATTTTATTGTTTCAGCCATCGAATGAATTTTTTTGTATTGCGTAGCTTTGTTGGATGGCATCTTCAATTATTTATTTAGTGATTTTTTAGATTATCATAAATAAAGAAAATAAAACAACCGGATTTTTGGATACGATGTCAATGACGTTTTCGCCTTCCTCAATGGTGCGAATTAAAAAGTGTTTTCAATTGAAGAAATTCACTTTAAACAAAGGAATCCAGTCGGAATAAGTATCGAATTTAATGGATTTTATTTTTTGTTAGGCGGAGTTTCAAATAGTATGGTTCCTAAATCAAATTTTTCTATTCTGATAACAACAAACAGCTGAATACATAAAAGTAGTATGGTTCCAAAAGTAATAGCCGAATATGCTTCCATTAGACAAGAAAAATGGCTTCCAACTATTCCTGCTGTCGAACACACGTTGAGAATAACGGACAACACGAATAAATACTTCAGTAAATTTAAAGTTGTTTTTTTTAGTTGAGTATTTACTCTAAATAAAATAGCATACAAAAGAAGATACGGAATCCAAAGAAAGATAAAATAAGCTTTCCATGAGACGGGAGATAAAAGGGGAATAGCGGTAAATATTAAGGAATATTCTAAAATGGCATTGAGGTTACTTGTTTCCTTTAGTTTTTTTCTGAACAGAAATGCAGGAAGTATAGACGCAACAATTATTACTACATAAGTAATACCTTTAATTATATATGGTTTTACATTAAGAATATTTACAAACAGATTATGACCAGCGTCTTCAGAAGTAAAAAGCCTAAGGAGCGCACCAAAAATAGATTGGTTCTTGTGATTGGCTAAATAAGAATGAGGAGCAACATCACTAATCCAATGTTGATAATATTGAGCGGCTTGTTCAAAGCCAAATACAAGGATGCAAATAGAATTGAATAGTAAAAGAAATAGAATGGTCCATATCACAGGTTTAAATTCTCGTTTATATAAAAAATAAAAGAGAAAAAATAGGGGATACACTTTAAGTGATATTATTAAGCCTAACAAAAAACCTACCCAAACGAACTTTTTTTTTATAAAGAATGTAATGCATAGTAAGGCACATAAAAGAATAAATATATTGATTTGGACATTGGCAAGATTATCCATAATGAATCGTAATATAATTAAAAGAGGGATGATTATAAGCAAATCTTGAATTATAATACCATTATCCCCTCGCATATAAACCAATGGCTTTTTGAAGATCATTTCAACTGACTTTTTAACAATATAATACATGGAAATAATGCTGCCAAATAGCCATATAAATCGGATAAAAAAGCTGCTAAGGTGATCTCCAATTGCTAATAAAACGCTAAAGACAGAAAAGAATGGAGGCCAAGTATTAAGATAGTCGGAGTATATATTTTGATGATGTAATACTGCGTTCCCAGCTGTAACATATCCAATAAAATCACCTTCTCTCATCGAATCTCGGATTAATTCAAATACCAAGATTGCTCCTATTAGAATTAGTATAATATTTGAAATTGAATAGCGTCTTTTAGTCATGTATTTAATAATGCCTACTATACGGAGTAACCGAAATTTCCCATTTAACTTTTCAAGTTAAGCACAAAAAAAGCGAAACAATTATTTTAATTATTTCGCTTTCAAAAATAAGAAATATTTATTAGGCTTTTACTTTGGTGAGTACCTTAAATTTTATTTGGGCATAAAAGAAACTGTCGAATAAAAAA
This DNA window, taken from Bacteroidia bacterium, encodes the following:
- a CDS encoding C40 family peptidase — translated: MFGICTLSIVPCRKEPAHRSEMVTQLLFGEHFSILEKKNSWCRIKIAHDAYECWVEQKQITEISEKSFLLLNKTPANFALDLVQIVSAQNPEMLFPIVIGSILPSLKNKDFSIEKNKFSYEGQAKKIIKFSKNSIVENAYLFLNTPYLWGGRSPFGIDCSGFTQIVYRLSGMNLQRDAHQQATQGETLNFVEEAESGDLAFFDNEDGKIIHVGIVLPENKIIHASGKVRVDTLDHYGIFNVAEKKYSHTLRLLKRMD
- a CDS encoding acetyl-CoA C-acyltransferase, translated to MTKEVYIVSAVRTPIGSFGGSLASIPATKLGAIVIKKALEKIKLDPKEVTEVYMGNVLQASIGQAPARQAAIFAGLPNTVHCTTINKVCASGMKSVMLATQSILLGDNDIVVAGGMENMSQVPYYLDNARNGYRLGNGVVVDGLVKDGLTDVYNNYHMGNAAELCAKECHISREDQDAFAIESYKRSAAAWAAGKYNEEVVPVEIPQKKGDPIVFKEDEEYKNVKFDKIPELKPVFQKEGTVTAANASTLNDGAAALVLMSKEKAEQLGIKPLAIIRGYADAEQAPEWFTTAPAKALPRAIAKAKLNISDIQYFEINEAFSVVSLANNKELKLDASKVNVNGGAVSLGHPLGCSGARILVTLINVLKQNKAKYGAAGICNGGGGASAMVIEVV
- a CDS encoding glycosyltransferase family 87 protein, whose product is MTKRRYSISNIILILIGAILVFELIRDSMREGDFIGYVTAGNAVLHHQNIYSDYLNTWPPFFSVFSVLLAIGDHLSSFFIRFIWLFGSIISMYYIVKKSVEMIFKKPLVYMRGDNGIIIQDLLIIIPLLIILRFIMDNLANVQINIFILLCALLCITFFIKKKFVWVGFLLGLIISLKVYPLFFLFYFLYKREFKPVIWTILFLLLFNSICILVFGFEQAAQYYQHWISDVAPHSYLANHKNQSIFGALLRLFTSEDAGHNLFVNILNVKPYIIKGITYVVIIVASILPAFLFRKKLKETSNLNAILEYSLIFTAIPLLSPVSWKAYFIFLWIPYLLLYAILFRVNTQLKKTTLNLLKYLFVLSVILNVCSTAGIVGSHFSCLMEAYSAITFGTILLLCIQLFVVIRIEKFDLGTILFETPPNKK
- the lnt gene encoding apolipoprotein N-acyltransferase: MIPLKYKLVFLSVLSGLLLALAWPTYGFAPLLFVGFVPLLALEKIIFQNQNRYKNIHVFLYAYLAFIIWNVIATWWVVEASLIGGIMAMVCNTLLMSLVFMLFHITRKRTNEITGYFALVSYWISFEYIHLNWDLSWPWLTLGNGFSSYYKWIQWYEFTGVFGGGLWILIVNIFIFIIIKKIFFEKKNWQQQWKRIVFILALIAIPIVISLHRYNTYQETKNPVNVTMVQPNVDPYTEKFNGNFQEQVQKMLTLGKTKIDTNTDYLVFPETALTEDIWEREFQNSFSISAIKIFLRNYPHLKIVIGATTNRAYNKGDTISATARKFTDSDQYYDSYNTALQLDNSASIQVYHKSKLVPGVEKMPFPALMKPFEKLAINLGGTTGSLGVQNERSVFYARDKKAIVAPVICYESIYGEFVGGYILKGANLIFIITNDGWWGNTQGYQQHKTYASLRAIETRRDIARCANTGTSCFLNQRGDISQATDWWQPAVIQGVVNTNSVITFYSEHGDYIAHLLMYCAAILVLFTVFGKLFWKKKIE
- a CDS encoding four helix bundle protein, which produces MATIKRYEELEIWKKARILCQNIFQIIHTDNFQKDRKLLDQINASSGSVMDNIAEGFERDSKNEFRQFLSIAKGSCGEVRSPLYRAFDRKYLSDEKFEELRSFSEEISKQLSALITYLNKSDIKGIKYKT